From a single Pseudomonas serboccidentalis genomic region:
- a CDS encoding ABC transporter substrate-binding protein, with the protein MKLQPLLALGLTILAASTQAFGGATLDRVEQKKELVGVLMESYPPFSFLNEQNQLDGFDVDVAKAVADKLGVKLRLETPSWDVIAAGRWSGRYDICICSMTPSKARAEVFDFPVEYYASPAVIVVNAKDDRIHGAKDLSGKKVGLTSASSYESYLNKNLVIEGAEDTRLEYPFEDVQIAPYDTDNVAFQDLGLGAGVRLDAILTNLVTAQPRLNQDKRFKLAGEPLYAEPNSVAIEKGDAQWDAKVREVFAQLKQDGTLSKLSQKWIGTDISQ; encoded by the coding sequence GTGAAACTTCAACCGCTACTGGCCCTGGGCCTGACGATTCTGGCCGCCTCCACCCAAGCCTTCGGTGGCGCCACACTCGATCGCGTCGAGCAGAAAAAAGAACTGGTCGGTGTGCTGATGGAAAGCTATCCACCGTTCTCGTTTCTCAATGAGCAGAACCAGCTCGACGGTTTCGATGTGGATGTCGCCAAAGCCGTCGCTGACAAGCTGGGGGTCAAGCTGCGCCTCGAAACGCCATCCTGGGACGTCATTGCGGCTGGCCGCTGGAGCGGACGCTATGACATCTGCATCTGCTCCATGACGCCCAGCAAGGCACGCGCCGAAGTGTTCGATTTTCCGGTCGAGTACTACGCCTCGCCAGCGGTGATCGTGGTCAACGCCAAGGACGATCGCATCCACGGCGCCAAGGATCTGAGCGGCAAGAAAGTCGGTCTGACCAGCGCCTCCAGCTATGAAAGTTATCTGAACAAGAACCTGGTCATCGAAGGCGCCGAAGACACGCGCCTGGAGTACCCGTTCGAGGACGTGCAGATCGCCCCGTACGATACCGACAACGTCGCCTTCCAGGACCTGGGCCTGGGTGCCGGTGTGCGTCTGGATGCCATCCTCACCAATCTGGTCACCGCGCAACCGCGCCTGAATCAGGACAAACGTTTCAAACTGGCCGGCGAGCCGCTGTACGCGGAGCCCAACTCGGTCGCCATCGAAAAGGGTGACGCGCAGTGGGACGCCAAGGTGCGCGAGGTGTTTGCGCAACTCAAGCAGGACGGCACGCTGAGCAAGCTGTCGCAAAAATGGATCGGCACCGATATCAGCCAATGA
- a CDS encoding amino acid ABC transporter permease — protein sequence MTAFPTPPQPPLPVAESRLQRLFGFRTRLYLTWAAMFSLFASFFLSFDLKLSIILDKLPNLLGVHLAPNGFLQGAALTLFLCACAIVASSLLGFITALARLSKSAVAFGIASFYTSFFRGTPLLIQILLIYLGLPQLGVVPGAVVAGIIALSLNYGAYLSEIFRAGILGVPYGQREASLALGMRESVIFWRITLPQAMRTIIPPTTNQFISMLKDSSLISVMGVWEVMFLAQSYGRSSYRYIEMLTTAAIIYWLMSIGLELIQARMERHYGKAYAHRR from the coding sequence ATGACTGCCTTCCCGACACCTCCACAACCGCCCCTACCGGTAGCTGAATCGCGCCTGCAACGGCTGTTTGGTTTCCGCACGCGCCTGTACCTGACGTGGGCGGCGATGTTCAGCCTGTTCGCCAGTTTTTTCCTGAGCTTCGATCTGAAGCTCTCGATCATCCTCGACAAGCTGCCGAACCTGCTCGGCGTGCACCTGGCGCCCAACGGCTTTTTGCAGGGCGCGGCGCTGACTCTGTTTCTATGTGCCTGCGCGATTGTCGCCTCGTCATTGCTGGGCTTCATCACGGCCCTGGCGCGCCTGTCGAAAAGCGCCGTGGCATTCGGCATCGCCAGTTTCTACACCTCGTTCTTCCGCGGCACACCGCTGCTGATCCAGATCCTGCTGATCTACCTCGGCCTGCCGCAACTGGGCGTCGTGCCCGGTGCGGTGGTAGCCGGGATCATTGCCCTGTCTCTGAACTATGGCGCGTACCTCAGCGAGATCTTCCGCGCCGGCATCCTCGGCGTGCCCTATGGTCAGCGCGAAGCCTCACTGGCGCTGGGGATGCGCGAGAGTGTGATTTTCTGGCGGATCACCCTGCCCCAGGCCATGCGCACCATCATCCCGCCGACCACCAACCAGTTCATCTCGATGCTCAAAGACTCGTCACTGATCTCGGTGATGGGCGTGTGGGAAGTGATGTTCCTGGCCCAGTCCTACGGGCGTTCGAGCTACCGCTACATCGAGATGCTGACCACGGCGGCGATCATTTACTGGCTGATGTCGATCGGCCTGGAATTGATTCAGGCGCGAATGGAGCGCCATTACGGCAAGGCCTACGCGCATCGCCGTTGA
- a CDS encoding autotransporter outer membrane beta-barrel domain-containing protein: MPVQFHYRPKHLALAISLALGCADLSMAQEMPVDVQDFTLATPEALKSAVDAFIHHPETVTHRINKGYKAQDGVSLALDERNDLVTVQARGSFAGRVDGGGGTNLLQLDADKKGALDETRNFDGLEVRRGKWTRSGPSDFSLGVLIHPKALLVNEGDISGTALTDGILVNKGAIGSGATVSSGGDLTNLGVIHGIVNVQENGHFAGAGLVNHLNVNGRMTLDEVYGAPQVLGDLNLSRTAVVAYAVDASGNSQTLVVKGTAHLADATLKLVTTGDYPLSSHHAILEAGKVEGQFASVENDLAFMTPTLQYEEQRVGLLYTRNDVPLESFATTANSQSFAESIDEPPAQTQQHQPSQQPQQPQQPQQPQQPQQPQQPQQPQQPQQPQQPQKPEPSSQPAKVINPSTAANAAVVALIGASKPTASAALEQLAAGSNANLAKATLSSVNPVSASMLSAMHQLDNRKGAQDSRNAPRLAAGGEGSGRVWLQALGHGGEVDRDFDSILKHSTQGLVLGSDWQFGEQWHIGLMGAKAQTRFDARQFDGDLDSWHLGAYAVRQDGPFALRLGAAYGSHNGSSKRHVDFNAFSDRLKSNYDANTQQLFAEVGYNLGRGNVSIEPFVNLGYQRYQRDAYTEKGGDAALKVEGQTRANPNSIVGLRLAKTSHLSNGMQLTPRLSASVKHTYGDLDNATRQHLVKGGKNFEVTGAEMDRNSFTLDAGLDLTLSARNTLGVGLTGEAGNDSRSYGVTGQWRMAF, translated from the coding sequence ATGCCCGTTCAATTTCACTATCGACCTAAACATCTGGCTCTGGCCATTTCACTGGCGCTGGGTTGCGCAGACCTGTCCATGGCCCAAGAGATGCCGGTCGACGTTCAAGACTTTACGCTCGCAACGCCCGAAGCACTCAAGTCAGCCGTCGACGCTTTCATTCATCATCCGGAGACCGTTACGCACAGGATCAACAAGGGTTACAAGGCGCAGGACGGCGTATCCCTGGCACTCGATGAACGCAATGACCTCGTCACAGTACAGGCCCGAGGGAGTTTCGCCGGACGGGTCGATGGTGGTGGGGGTACCAACCTGCTGCAACTCGATGCGGACAAAAAAGGAGCGCTCGATGAAACCCGGAACTTCGACGGGCTGGAGGTCAGGCGGGGCAAATGGACACGCAGCGGGCCGAGTGATTTCAGTCTCGGCGTGCTGATTCATCCCAAGGCGTTGCTGGTCAACGAAGGGGACATTTCCGGTACTGCCTTGACCGACGGCATATTGGTCAACAAAGGTGCAATTGGCAGCGGCGCCACCGTTTCATCTGGTGGCGATCTGACCAATCTGGGCGTCATCCACGGCATTGTGAATGTTCAGGAGAACGGCCACTTCGCCGGGGCTGGTTTGGTCAATCATTTGAACGTAAACGGGCGCATGACCCTCGACGAGGTGTATGGCGCCCCCCAAGTGCTGGGAGACCTCAATCTGTCCCGTACCGCCGTAGTGGCCTACGCGGTGGATGCCTCCGGCAATAGCCAGACCCTGGTCGTCAAAGGCACAGCCCATCTGGCAGACGCCACCCTTAAACTGGTCACCACCGGTGATTACCCCCTAAGCAGCCACCACGCCATCCTTGAGGCCGGGAAAGTCGAGGGACAGTTCGCATCGGTCGAGAACGATCTGGCATTCATGACCCCCACGCTGCAGTACGAAGAACAGCGAGTTGGCTTGCTCTACACTCGTAACGATGTACCACTTGAAAGTTTCGCGACCACGGCAAACAGCCAGTCGTTCGCTGAAAGCATTGACGAGCCCCCCGCCCAGACTCAACAACACCAACCATCTCAGCAACCTCAGCAACCTCAGCAACCTCAGCAACCTCAGCAACCTCAGCAACCTCAGCAACCTCAGCAACCTCAGCAACCTCAGCAACCTCAGCAACCTCAAAAGCCTGAGCCATCCAGTCAGCCTGCAAAAGTCATAAACCCTTCTACCGCAGCCAACGCGGCTGTCGTTGCCCTGATCGGCGCCAGCAAGCCAACGGCCAGCGCGGCACTCGAGCAACTCGCTGCCGGCAGCAACGCCAATCTCGCCAAAGCCACACTGAGCAGCGTTAATCCAGTCAGCGCCAGCATGCTCTCGGCCATGCACCAGCTGGACAACCGCAAGGGTGCGCAGGATTCAAGAAATGCGCCGCGTCTGGCGGCGGGCGGCGAAGGTTCCGGACGGGTCTGGCTGCAAGCTCTGGGGCATGGCGGCGAGGTTGATCGTGATTTCGACAGCATCCTGAAACATTCCACCCAGGGGTTGGTACTGGGTTCCGACTGGCAATTCGGCGAGCAATGGCATATCGGCCTGATGGGTGCCAAAGCGCAAACCCGGTTCGATGCCCGGCAGTTCGACGGCGATCTCGACAGCTGGCATCTCGGTGCTTATGCCGTGCGCCAGGATGGGCCGTTTGCCCTGCGTCTAGGCGCGGCCTATGGCAGTCACAATGGCAGCAGCAAACGTCATGTTGATTTCAACGCGTTCAGCGACCGGCTCAAGAGCAACTACGACGCCAACACCCAGCAGCTCTTTGCCGAAGTCGGCTACAACCTGGGCCGTGGCAATGTCAGCATCGAACCGTTCGTCAACCTCGGTTATCAGCGCTACCAACGAGATGCTTACACCGAGAAAGGTGGCGATGCAGCACTGAAGGTCGAGGGTCAGACCCGAGCAAACCCAAACAGTATCGTTGGCCTGCGCCTGGCGAAAACCAGTCATCTGTCCAACGGCATGCAACTGACGCCGCGTCTCAGTGCCAGCGTGAAACACACCTACGGCGATCTCGACAACGCAACACGTCAGCACCTGGTCAAGGGAGGCAAAAACTTTGAAGTCACCGGAGCCGAGATGGATCGCAACAGCTTTACGCTGGATGCGGGCCTGGATCTGACTCTGTCTGCCCGCAACACCTTGGGCGTTGGCCTCACCGGCGAGGCTGGCAACGACAGCCGCAGCTACGGCGTGACGGGCCAGTGGCGCATGGCGTTCTGA
- the oadA gene encoding sodium-extruding oxaloacetate decarboxylase subunit alpha, with protein sequence MTKKIFVTDTILRDAHQSLLATRMRTEDMLPICDKLDKVGYWSLECWGGATFDACVRFLKEDPWERLRQLRAALPNTRLQMLLRGQNLLGYRHYSDDVVKAFVAKAAVNGIDVFRIFDAMNDVRNLRVAIEAVKASGKHAQGTIAYTTSPVHTIDAFVAQAKQMEAMGCDSVAIKDMAGLLTPYATGELVRALKAEQSLPVFIHSHDTAGLATMCQLKAIENGADHIDTAISSFASGTSHPGTESMVAALKGTEYDTGLNLELLQEIGLYFYAVRKKYHQFESEFTAVDTRVQVNQVPGGMISNLANQLKEQGALNRMAEVLAEIPRVREDLGFPPLVTPTSQIVGTQAFFNVLAGERYKTITNEVKLYLQGGYGKAPGVVNEKLRRQAIGSEEVIDVRPADLLKPEMTKLRADIGALAKSEEDVLTFAMFPDIGRKFLEERAAGTLVPEVLLPIPEAGGVTKVGGEGVPTEFVIDVHGETYRVDITGVGVKAEGKRHFYLSIDGMPEEVVFEPLNEFVGGGSSKRKQASAPGHVSTTMPGNIVDVLVKEGDTVKAGQAVLITEAMKMETEVQAAIAGKVIAIHVAKGDRVNPGEILIEIEG encoded by the coding sequence ATGACTAAGAAGATCTTCGTAACCGACACCATCCTGCGCGACGCTCACCAATCGCTGCTCGCTACCCGCATGCGTACCGAAGACATGCTGCCGATCTGCGACAAGCTCGACAAAGTCGGCTACTGGTCGCTGGAATGCTGGGGCGGTGCGACGTTCGATGCCTGCGTGCGCTTTCTGAAAGAAGACCCGTGGGAGCGCCTGCGCCAGCTGCGCGCCGCACTGCCCAACACCCGACTGCAAATGCTCCTGCGTGGGCAGAACCTGCTGGGCTATCGCCACTACAGCGACGACGTGGTCAAAGCCTTCGTCGCCAAGGCTGCGGTGAATGGCATCGACGTGTTCCGCATCTTCGACGCGATGAACGACGTGCGTAACCTGCGCGTGGCGATCGAAGCGGTGAAGGCCTCCGGCAAACACGCCCAGGGCACCATCGCCTACACCACCAGCCCGGTGCACACCATCGACGCCTTTGTGGCGCAGGCCAAGCAGATGGAAGCCATGGGTTGCGACTCGGTGGCGATCAAGGACATGGCCGGTCTGCTGACGCCGTACGCCACCGGTGAACTGGTCCGCGCATTGAAAGCCGAGCAGTCGCTGCCGGTGTTCATCCATTCCCATGACACGGCCGGTCTGGCGACCATGTGCCAGCTCAAGGCTATCGAAAACGGCGCCGACCACATCGACACCGCGATCTCCAGCTTCGCCTCGGGCACCAGCCATCCGGGTACCGAGTCGATGGTTGCTGCGCTCAAGGGCACCGAGTACGACACCGGTCTGAACCTGGAGCTGCTGCAGGAAATCGGCCTTTACTTCTACGCCGTGCGCAAGAAGTACCACCAGTTCGAAAGCGAGTTCACCGCCGTTGACACCCGTGTGCAAGTCAATCAGGTGCCGGGCGGGATGATCTCCAACCTCGCCAACCAGTTGAAAGAGCAGGGCGCGTTGAACCGCATGGCCGAAGTGCTGGCGGAAATCCCGCGGGTGCGTGAAGACCTCGGCTTCCCGCCACTGGTAACCCCGACGTCGCAGATCGTCGGCACCCAGGCGTTCTTCAACGTGCTGGCCGGCGAGCGCTACAAGACCATCACCAACGAGGTGAAACTGTACCTGCAGGGCGGTTACGGCAAAGCGCCAGGCGTGGTGAACGAGAAGCTGCGCCGTCAGGCCATCGGCAGTGAAGAAGTGATCGATGTGCGTCCGGCCGATCTGCTCAAGCCGGAAATGACCAAACTGCGTGCCGACATCGGCGCACTGGCCAAGTCCGAAGAAGACGTGCTGACCTTTGCCATGTTCCCGGACATCGGTCGCAAGTTCCTCGAAGAGCGTGCCGCCGGCACCCTCGTTCCGGAAGTGCTGTTGCCGATCCCTGAGGCTGGTGGCGTGACGAAAGTTGGCGGCGAAGGCGTGCCGACCGAGTTCGTCATCGACGTCCACGGCGAGACCTATCGCGTCGACATCACCGGTGTCGGTGTGAAGGCCGAAGGCAAGCGTCATTTCTACCTGTCCATCGACGGCATGCCGGAAGAAGTGGTGTTCGAACCGCTCAACGAATTCGTCGGCGGTGGCAGCAGCAAGCGCAAGCAAGCATCGGCACCGGGCCACGTCAGCACCACCATGCCAGGCAACATCGTCGATGTCCTGGTCAAGGAGGGCGACACCGTCAAGGCCGGTCAGGCTGTGCTGATCACCGAAGCGATGAAGATGGAAACCGAAGTCCAGGCAGCGATTGCCGGCAAGGTTATCGCCATTCATGTCGCCAAGGGTGACCGGGTCAATCCGGGCGAAATCCTGATCGAGATCGAAGGCTGA
- a CDS encoding acetyl-CoA carboxylase biotin carboxylase subunit has product MITKILIANRGEIAVRIVRACAEMGIRSVAIFSDADRHALHVKRADEAHSIGAEPLAGYLNPRKLVNLAVETGCDALHPGYGFLSENAELAEICAERGIKFIGPSAEVIRRMGDKTEARRSMIKAGVPVTPGTEGNVSGIEEALAEGDRIGYPVMLKATSGGGGRGIRRCNSREELEQNFPRVISEATKAFGSAEVFLEKCIVNPKHIEAQILGDSFGNVVHLFERDCSIQRRNQKLIEIAPSPQLTPEQRAYIGDLSVRAAKAVGYENAGTVEFLLAEGEVYFMEMNTRVQVEHTITEEITGIDIVREQIRIASGLPLSVKQEDIQHRGFALQFRINAEDPKNNFLPSFGKITRYYAPGGPGVRTDTAIYTGYTIPPFYDSMCLKLVVWALTWEEAMDRGLRALDDMRLQGVKTTAAYYQEILRNPEFRSGQFNTSFVESHPELTNYSIKRKPEELALAIAAAIAAHAGL; this is encoded by the coding sequence GTGATAACAAAGATCCTGATCGCCAACCGTGGTGAGATTGCCGTACGAATCGTGCGAGCCTGCGCCGAGATGGGCATTCGCTCGGTTGCGATTTTTTCCGACGCCGACCGCCATGCCTTGCATGTGAAGCGTGCGGACGAAGCTCACAGCATCGGTGCCGAGCCTCTGGCCGGTTACCTGAACCCGCGCAAGCTGGTGAACCTGGCGGTGGAAACCGGTTGCGATGCCCTGCACCCCGGTTACGGCTTCCTTTCGGAAAACGCTGAGCTGGCAGAAATCTGCGCCGAACGCGGCATCAAATTCATCGGCCCGTCGGCGGAAGTCATTCGCCGCATGGGCGACAAGACCGAAGCCCGGCGCAGCATGATCAAGGCCGGCGTACCGGTCACCCCGGGCACCGAAGGCAACGTCTCCGGTATCGAAGAAGCACTGGCCGAAGGCGACCGCATCGGTTACCCGGTCATGCTCAAGGCCACCTCCGGTGGTGGCGGGCGCGGCATCCGTCGCTGCAACAGCCGCGAAGAGCTCGAACAGAATTTCCCTCGGGTGATTTCCGAAGCAACCAAGGCTTTCGGTTCGGCGGAAGTGTTCCTGGAAAAATGCATCGTTAATCCCAAACACATCGAAGCGCAGATCCTCGGCGACAGCTTTGGCAACGTCGTGCATCTGTTCGAGCGTGACTGCTCGATCCAGCGCCGCAACCAGAAGCTGATCGAGATCGCCCCGAGCCCGCAACTGACCCCGGAACAGCGCGCCTACATCGGCGACCTGTCGGTGCGCGCAGCCAAAGCCGTGGGTTACGAGAACGCCGGTACTGTGGAGTTCCTGCTCGCCGAGGGCGAGGTGTACTTCATGGAGATGAACACCCGGGTGCAGGTGGAACACACCATCACCGAAGAAATCACCGGGATCGACATCGTTCGCGAACAGATCCGCATCGCCTCCGGCCTGCCGCTGTCGGTGAAACAGGAAGACATTCAGCACCGTGGCTTCGCGCTGCAGTTCCGGATCAACGCCGAAGACCCGAAGAACAATTTCCTGCCGAGCTTCGGCAAGATCACCCGCTACTACGCTCCCGGCGGTCCGGGCGTGCGCACCGACACGGCGATCTACACCGGTTACACCATTCCGCCGTTCTACGACTCGATGTGCCTGAAACTGGTGGTCTGGGCGTTGACCTGGGAAGAGGCCATGGACCGTGGCCTGCGCGCCCTCGACGACATGCGCCTGCAAGGCGTGAAGACCACTGCCGCGTATTACCAGGAAATCCTGCGCAATCCGGAATTCCGTAGCGGCCAGTTCAATACCAGCTTCGTTGAAAGCCATCCTGAACTGACCAACTACTCGATCAAGCGCAAACCCGAAGAGCTGGCCCTGGCCATCGCCGCCGCCATCGCCGCCCACGCAGGCCTATAA
- a CDS encoding LysR family transcriptional regulator produces MRKSLMRMTLRQLQIFNEVCDLRSYSRAAEEMSLTQPAVSLQIRQLEELIGQPLFDYVGKKLYMTEAAEALQRASRDIFGRLENLDMQLSDMQGSLQGQLKLAVESSAKYFVPHLFAAFKRQHPEVNLQLTVVNRGQVIRRLSDNRDDLVIMSMVPQDMGLEFLPFLNNPIVAVARPDHPLAHMGPLRLQDLEPYTLLIREPGSGTRLACEEYFKEKRVHFTQTQEVASAEAQRECVVAGLGLALLTRHALNLELATGGLVELPVEELPLFRSWCLVQAKAKRLSPVAHAFLAFIRNERVQISALVERFDGKLPVRPASS; encoded by the coding sequence ATGCGTAAGTCCTTGATGCGTATGACATTACGCCAGTTGCAGATTTTCAACGAAGTGTGTGATTTGCGTTCCTACAGCCGTGCAGCTGAAGAAATGTCTCTCACACAACCGGCCGTCAGCCTACAGATTCGTCAGCTGGAAGAGCTGATCGGCCAGCCATTATTCGATTATGTCGGCAAAAAACTCTACATGACCGAGGCCGCCGAGGCCCTGCAGCGGGCAAGCCGGGACATCTTCGGCCGCCTGGAAAACCTCGACATGCAGCTGTCGGACATGCAGGGCTCGCTGCAAGGTCAGCTGAAACTGGCGGTGGAATCCAGCGCCAAATACTTCGTGCCGCACCTGTTCGCCGCCTTCAAGCGCCAGCACCCGGAAGTGAACCTGCAACTGACGGTGGTCAATCGCGGCCAGGTGATTCGTCGCCTCTCGGACAACCGCGATGATCTGGTGATCATGTCGATGGTGCCGCAGGACATGGGCCTGGAGTTTCTGCCGTTTCTGAACAATCCGATTGTCGCCGTGGCACGCCCGGACCATCCGCTGGCGCATATGGGGCCGCTACGCCTGCAGGATCTTGAACCCTACACGCTGCTGATCCGCGAACCGGGTTCGGGCACGCGACTGGCGTGCGAGGAGTACTTCAAAGAGAAACGCGTGCACTTCACTCAGACTCAGGAAGTGGCGTCTGCCGAGGCCCAGCGTGAATGCGTGGTGGCGGGTCTGGGCCTGGCGCTGTTGACGCGCCACGCCCTGAACCTGGAGCTGGCGACCGGCGGCCTGGTCGAGCTGCCGGTCGAAGAATTGCCGCTGTTTCGCAGTTGGTGCCTGGTGCAAGCCAAGGCCAAGCGGCTGTCACCGGTGGCGCACGCCTTCCTGGCGTTTATCCGCAACGAACGGGTGCAGATCAGCGCGCTGGTTGAGCGCTTCGACGGGAAGCTGCCGGTGCGGCCTGCCAGTAGTTGA
- a CDS encoding PA3496 family putative envelope integrity protein has protein sequence MAQPYEERNSAAKTRRQQEDQRRMEFRRAIEDRFELRQLQSEISDFPADIELNYWQAAPAASRRSAQPAR, from the coding sequence ATGGCTCAGCCCTACGAAGAACGCAACAGCGCCGCGAAAACCCGTCGTCAACAGGAAGACCAGCGCCGCATGGAATTCCGTCGCGCCATCGAAGATCGCTTCGAACTCCGCCAGCTTCAGAGCGAAATCAGCGATTTTCCCGCGGACATCGAACTCAACTACTGGCAGGCCGCACCGGCAGCTTCCCGTCGAAGCGCTCAACCAGCGCGCTGA
- the hexR gene encoding transcriptional regulator HexR, producing the protein MNLLQHIAQSRHLLRKSELKVADHVLLDPAAVMHSSMADLAHSVGISEPTIVRFCRAIGCSGFQDLKLKLAQSLAAGASFGQFAIHEDDSVADYSLKIFDTTLHTLMEVREKLDPVELQRAVTLMSQAQRVEFYGFGASGAVAADAQHKFFRLLLTAAAYSDPHMQAMSAVTLKPTDVAICISQSGRSKDLLITANLVRESGASLITLCPSQTPLAELSTVNLAIDVHEDTEIYTPLTSRIAHLVVIDVLAMGVAMARGPSLVNHLKSVKRSLRSLRLSPKAVKALDD; encoded by the coding sequence TTGAATCTGCTGCAACACATCGCCCAGTCACGTCACCTGTTACGCAAGTCGGAGCTCAAGGTCGCCGACCACGTGCTGCTTGACCCTGCGGCCGTGATGCACAGTTCCATGGCCGACCTGGCCCACAGCGTCGGCATCAGTGAGCCGACCATCGTGCGTTTTTGCCGGGCCATCGGCTGCTCCGGGTTTCAGGATCTCAAGCTCAAGCTGGCGCAAAGCCTGGCCGCCGGTGCCAGCTTCGGCCAGTTCGCGATCCACGAAGACGACTCGGTCGCCGACTACAGCCTGAAGATTTTCGACACCACGTTGCACACGTTGATGGAGGTTCGCGAGAAGCTCGATCCGGTGGAATTGCAACGCGCGGTGACGCTGATGTCCCAGGCGCAGCGCGTCGAGTTCTACGGCTTTGGCGCGTCGGGCGCGGTGGCGGCGGATGCGCAGCACAAGTTTTTCCGTTTGCTGCTGACCGCGGCGGCGTACTCCGATCCGCATATGCAGGCGATGTCGGCCGTGACGCTGAAACCGACCGACGTCGCGATCTGCATTTCCCAGTCCGGGCGCTCGAAGGATCTGCTGATCACCGCCAATCTTGTTCGCGAGAGCGGCGCTTCGCTGATCACCCTGTGCCCGAGCCAGACACCGCTGGCTGAGTTGTCGACCGTCAACCTGGCGATCGATGTGCACGAAGACACTGAAATCTACACACCGTTGACCTCGCGCATAGCGCATCTGGTGGTGATCGACGTGCTGGCGATGGGCGTGGCGATGGCGCGCGGGCCGAGCCTGGTCAATCACCTGAAGAGCGTGAAGCGCAGTCTGCGCAGCTTGCGCTTGTCACCCAAGGCCGTGAAAGCGCTGGATGATTGA